One Cucurbita pepo subsp. pepo cultivar mu-cu-16 unplaced genomic scaffold, ASM280686v2 Cp4.1_scaffold000623, whole genome shotgun sequence DNA segment encodes these proteins:
- the LOC111785656 gene encoding probable sugar phosphate/phosphate translocator At2g25520 has protein sequence MGKGGAISENVLKKVLLSYSYVAIWIFLSFSVIVYNKFILDQKMYNWPFPISLTMIHMAFCSSIAYLLVSVFKVVEPVSMSRELYFKSVVPIGALYSLSLWFSNSAYIYLSVSFIQMLKALMPVAVYSIGVTLKKDKFKSDTMANMVSISLGVAVAAYGEAKFNSKGVTLQLLAVAFEATRLVMIQILLNSKGISLNPITSLYYVAPCCLVFLSVPWLIMEYPLLRDNSSFHLDFVIFGTNSLCAFALNLAVFLLVGKTSALTMNVAGVVKDWLLIAFSWSVIKDTVTAINLFGYGLAFLGVAYYNHSKLQALKAAEGQKKAQQADEEAGRLLEEREGNERKIDSQK, from the coding sequence ATGGGGAAAGGCGGAGCCATCTCCGAGAATGTTCTGAAGAAAGTCCTCCTCTCGTACTCATACGTCGCGATATGGATCTTCCTCAGCTTCTCTGTCATCGTCTACAACAAGTTCATTCTGGATCAAAAGATGTACAATTGGCCCTTTCCGATCTCTCTCACCATGATCCATATGGCCTTTTGTTCCTCCATCGCGTATCTTCTCGTCAGCGTCTTTAAAGTTGTGGAGCCTGTGTCGATGTCCCGCGAGCTCTACTTCAAATCCGTGGTTCCGATCGGAGCTCTGTATTCGCTTTCCCTCTGGTTTTCTAATTCAGCGTATATCTATCTATCGGTTTCTTTTATACAGATGCTCAAGGCTCTGATGCCTGTCGCTGTGTACTCGATCGGAGTTACGCTTAAGAAGGACAAGTTTAAGTCTGATACTATGGCTAATATGGTTTCGATCTCGCTTGGTGTTGCGGTCGCTGCGTATGGAGAGGCGAAATTTAATTCCAAGGGTGTGACTTTGCAGCTGTTGGCGGTCGCGTTCGAGGCGACTCGATTGGTGATGATCCAGATTTTGTTGAATTCCAAGGGTATTTCGCTGAATCCCATCACGTCGCTTTACTACGTGGCTCCGTGTTGCTTGGTTTTCTTATCTGTCCCTTGGTTAATAATGGAGTACCCTTTGTTGAGGGATAATTCGAGCTTCCATTTGGATTTCGTGATTTTTGGTACCAATTCATTATGTGCTTTTGCTTTGAATCTTGCGGTGTTTTTACTGGTCGGCAAGACATCTGCTTTGACTATGAATGTTGCTGGAGTAGTGAAGGATTGGTTATTGATCGCATTCTCCTGGTCTGTGATTAAGGATACGGTGACAGCCATTAATTTGTTCGGTTATGGGCTCGCCTTCTTAGGAGTTGCGTATTACAACCATTCGAAGTTGCAGGCACTCAAAGCCGCTGAGGGTCAGAAAAAGGCTCAGCAAGCAGACGAGGAAGCTGGTAGGTTGTTGGAGGaaagagaagggaatgaaaggAAGATTGATAGTCAAAAGTAG